From Vulpes vulpes isolate BD-2025 chromosome 7, VulVul3, whole genome shotgun sequence, one genomic window encodes:
- the IRF5 gene encoding interferon regulatory factor 5 isoform X3 has protein sequence MFTVSQISELSGLATFISPGSGWSLVQKGELSHQSFEAWGLGRGVSYSSCRSPDLGTALKRGLPDGDFLAAWRWRLTTTTQKDPLAMNQPAPRAPPPPRRVRLKPWLVAQVNSCQYPGLQWVNGERKFFCIPWRHATRHGPSQEGDNTIFKAWAKETGKYTEGVDEADPAKWKANLRCALNKSRDFRLIYDGPRDMPPQPYKIYEVCSNGSAPAESQPSEDYTFGAGEEEEEEEEDMSSGPFLAASACTDVLQRMLPSLSITVTDLEIKFQYRGRPPRALTISNPQGCRLFYSQLEPTQDQVELFGPVSLEQVRFPSPEDIPSDKQRFYTNQLLDVLDRGLILQLQGQDLYAIRLCQCKVFWSGPCASAHGSHPNPIQREVKTKLFSLEHFLNELILFQKGQTNTPPPFEIFFCFGEEWPDRKPREKKLITVQVVPVAARLLLEMFSGELSWSADSIRLQISNPDLKDRMVEQFKELHHLWQSQQRLQPVAQAPAVAGLSAGQGAWPMHSVGMQQ, from the exons ATGTTCACAGTGAGTCAGATTTCCGAGTTGTCTGGTCTGGCCACTTTCATTTCCCCTGGGTCTGGGTGGAGTTTGGTTCAGAAAGGGGAACTGAGCCACCAGTCTTTTGAGGCCTGGGGACTGGGCCGGGGGGTCTCTTACTCTTCCTGTCGCAGCCCGGATCTGGGCACTGCTCTGAAGAGAGGCCTGCCCGATGGAGACTTTTTAGCAGCGTGGAGGTGGCGCTTAACAACTACAACCCAAAAAG ACCCCTTGGCCATGAACCAGCCTGCCCCCAGGGCACCCCCTCCTCCGCGCCGCGTGCGACTGAAGCCCTGGCTGGTGGCCCAGGTGAACAGCTGCCAGTACCCAGGGCTTCAGTGGGtcaatggggaaaggaaattCTTCTGCATCCCCTGGCGCCATGCCACGCGACACGGCCCCAGCCAGGAGGGGGATAATACCATCTTCAAG GCCTGGGCCAAGGAGACAGGAAAGTACACCGAGGGGGTGGACGAGGCGGACCCAGCCAAGTGGAAGGCCAACCTGCGCTGTGCCCTTAACAAGAGCCGTGACTTCCGCCTCATCTATGATGGACCCCGGGACATGCCGCCTCAGCCCTACAAGATCTACGAGGTCTGCTCTAATGGCTCCGCTCCCGCAG AGTCCCAGCCTAGTGAGGATTACACTTTTGGTgcgggagaggaggaggaggaagaagaggaagacatgAGCTCGGGGCCATTCCTGGCAGCGTCGGCCTGCACTGACGTG CTCCAGAGGATGTTACCAAGCCTGAGCATCACAG TGACGGACCTGGAGATCAAGTTCCAGTACCGGGGGCGGCCACCCCGTGCCCTCACCATCAGCAACCCCCAGGGGTGCCGGCTCTTCTACAGTCAGCTGGAGCCCACCCAGGACCAGGTAGAGCTCTTCGGCCCTGTGAGCCTGGAGCAAGTGCGCTTCCCCAGCCCTGAGGACATCCCCAGCGACAAGCAGCGCTTCTACACAAACCAGCTGCTGGATGTCCTGGACCGCGGCCTCATACTCCAGCTGCAGGGCCAAGATCTGTATGCCATCCGCCTGTGCCAGTGCAAGGTGTTCTGGAGCGGGCCCTGTGCCTCGGCCCACGGCTCACACCCCAACCCCATCCAGCGGGAGGTCAAAACCAAGCTTTTCAGCCTGGAGCATTTTCTCAATG AGCTCATCCTGTTCCAGAAGGGCCAGACTAACACCCCACCGCCATTTGAGATCTTCTTCTGCTTTGGGGAGGAGTGGCCTGACCGCAAACCCCGAGAGAAGAAGCTCATCACTGTACAG GTGGTGCCTGTAGCAGCTCGGCTGTTGCTGGAGATGTTCTCAGGGGAGCTTTCTTGGTCAGCTGATAGTATCCGGCTACAGATCTCAAACCCAGACCTCAAAGACCGCATGGTAGAGCAGTTCAAGGAGCTCCATCACCTCTGGCAGTCCCAGCAGCGGTTGCAGCCTGTGGCCCAGGCCCCCGCTGTGGCAGGCCTCAGTGCTGGCCAGGGGGCCTGGCCCATGCACTCAGTTGGCATGCAACAATGA
- the IRF5 gene encoding interferon regulatory factor 5 isoform X4 — MNQPAPRAPPPPRRVRLKPWLVAQVNSCQYPGLQWVNGERKFFCIPWRHATRHGPSQEGDNTIFKAWAKETGKYTEGVDEADPAKWKANLRCALNKSRDFRLIYDGPRDMPPQPYKIYEVCSNGSAPAESQPSEDYTFGAGEEEEEEEEDMSSGPFLAASACTDVLQRMLPSLSITVTDLEIKFQYRGRPPRALTISNPQGCRLFYSQLEPTQDQVELFGPVSLEQVRFPSPEDIPSDKQRFYTNQLLDVLDRGLILQLQGQDLYAIRLCQCKVFWSGPCASAHGSHPNPIQREVKTKLFSLEHFLNELILFQKGQTNTPPPFEIFFCFGEEWPDRKPREKKLITVQVVPVAARLLLEMFSGELSWSADSIRLQISNPDLKDRMVEQFKELHHLWQSQQRLQPVAQAPAVAGLSAGQGAWPMHSVGMQQ, encoded by the exons ATGAACCAGCCTGCCCCCAGGGCACCCCCTCCTCCGCGCCGCGTGCGACTGAAGCCCTGGCTGGTGGCCCAGGTGAACAGCTGCCAGTACCCAGGGCTTCAGTGGGtcaatggggaaaggaaattCTTCTGCATCCCCTGGCGCCATGCCACGCGACACGGCCCCAGCCAGGAGGGGGATAATACCATCTTCAAG GCCTGGGCCAAGGAGACAGGAAAGTACACCGAGGGGGTGGACGAGGCGGACCCAGCCAAGTGGAAGGCCAACCTGCGCTGTGCCCTTAACAAGAGCCGTGACTTCCGCCTCATCTATGATGGACCCCGGGACATGCCGCCTCAGCCCTACAAGATCTACGAGGTCTGCTCTAATGGCTCCGCTCCCGCAG AGTCCCAGCCTAGTGAGGATTACACTTTTGGTgcgggagaggaggaggaggaagaagaggaagacatgAGCTCGGGGCCATTCCTGGCAGCGTCGGCCTGCACTGACGTG CTCCAGAGGATGTTACCAAGCCTGAGCATCACAG TGACGGACCTGGAGATCAAGTTCCAGTACCGGGGGCGGCCACCCCGTGCCCTCACCATCAGCAACCCCCAGGGGTGCCGGCTCTTCTACAGTCAGCTGGAGCCCACCCAGGACCAGGTAGAGCTCTTCGGCCCTGTGAGCCTGGAGCAAGTGCGCTTCCCCAGCCCTGAGGACATCCCCAGCGACAAGCAGCGCTTCTACACAAACCAGCTGCTGGATGTCCTGGACCGCGGCCTCATACTCCAGCTGCAGGGCCAAGATCTGTATGCCATCCGCCTGTGCCAGTGCAAGGTGTTCTGGAGCGGGCCCTGTGCCTCGGCCCACGGCTCACACCCCAACCCCATCCAGCGGGAGGTCAAAACCAAGCTTTTCAGCCTGGAGCATTTTCTCAATG AGCTCATCCTGTTCCAGAAGGGCCAGACTAACACCCCACCGCCATTTGAGATCTTCTTCTGCTTTGGGGAGGAGTGGCCTGACCGCAAACCCCGAGAGAAGAAGCTCATCACTGTACAG GTGGTGCCTGTAGCAGCTCGGCTGTTGCTGGAGATGTTCTCAGGGGAGCTTTCTTGGTCAGCTGATAGTATCCGGCTACAGATCTCAAACCCAGACCTCAAAGACCGCATGGTAGAGCAGTTCAAGGAGCTCCATCACCTCTGGCAGTCCCAGCAGCGGTTGCAGCCTGTGGCCCAGGCCCCCGCTGTGGCAGGCCTCAGTGCTGGCCAGGGGGCCTGGCCCATGCACTCAGTTGGCATGCAACAATGA
- the IRF5 gene encoding interferon regulatory factor 5 isoform X5, which yields MNQPAPRAPPPPRRVRLKPWLVAQVNSCQYPGLQWVNGERKFFCIPWRHATRHGPSQEGDNTIFKAWAKETGKYTEGVDEADPAKWKANLRCALNKSRDFRLIYDGPRDMPPQPYKIYEVCSNGSAPAESQPSEDYTFGAGEEEEEEEEDMSSGPFLAASACTDVLQRMLPSLSITEAVQPGPPMAPYSLPKEDVKWPPTLQPPVVLGPPAPDPSLLGPTPGNPAGFGELLPEVLPSLQPGPLAASLPPTGEQLLPDLLISPHMLPLTDLEIKFQYRGRPPRALTISNPQGCRLFYSQLEPTQDQVELFGPVSLEQVRFPSPEDIPSDKQRFYTNQLLDVLDRGLILQLQGQDLYAIRLCQCKVFWSGPCASAHGSHPNPIQREVKTKLFSLEHFLNELILFQKGQTNTPPPFEIFFCFGEEWPDRKPREKKLITVQVVPVAARLLLEMFSGELSWSADSIRLQISNPDLKDRMVEQFKELHHLWQSQQRLQPVAQAPAVAGLSAGQGAWPMHSVGMQQ from the exons ATGAACCAGCCTGCCCCCAGGGCACCCCCTCCTCCGCGCCGCGTGCGACTGAAGCCCTGGCTGGTGGCCCAGGTGAACAGCTGCCAGTACCCAGGGCTTCAGTGGGtcaatggggaaaggaaattCTTCTGCATCCCCTGGCGCCATGCCACGCGACACGGCCCCAGCCAGGAGGGGGATAATACCATCTTCAAG GCCTGGGCCAAGGAGACAGGAAAGTACACCGAGGGGGTGGACGAGGCGGACCCAGCCAAGTGGAAGGCCAACCTGCGCTGTGCCCTTAACAAGAGCCGTGACTTCCGCCTCATCTATGATGGACCCCGGGACATGCCGCCTCAGCCCTACAAGATCTACGAGGTCTGCTCTAATGGCTCCGCTCCCGCAG AGTCCCAGCCTAGTGAGGATTACACTTTTGGTgcgggagaggaggaggaggaagaagaggaagacatgAGCTCGGGGCCATTCCTGGCAGCGTCGGCCTGCACTGACGTG CTCCAGAGGATGTTACCAAGCCTGAGCATCACAG AAGCAGTGCAACCTGGCCCCCCCATGGCACCCTATTCTTTACCCAAAGAGGATGTCAAGTGGCCGCCCACCCTCCAGCCGCCTGTGGTGCTGGGCCCTCCTGCACCAGACCCCAgcctgctgggccccacccctggCAACCCTGCTGGCTTTGGGGAGCTTCTCCCTGAAGTCCTGCCGAGTCTGCAGCCTGGGCCCCTGGCTGCCAGCCTGCCCCCCACAGGCGAACAACTCCTGCCCGACCTGCTAATCAGCCCCCACATGCTGCCCC TGACGGACCTGGAGATCAAGTTCCAGTACCGGGGGCGGCCACCCCGTGCCCTCACCATCAGCAACCCCCAGGGGTGCCGGCTCTTCTACAGTCAGCTGGAGCCCACCCAGGACCAGGTAGAGCTCTTCGGCCCTGTGAGCCTGGAGCAAGTGCGCTTCCCCAGCCCTGAGGACATCCCCAGCGACAAGCAGCGCTTCTACACAAACCAGCTGCTGGATGTCCTGGACCGCGGCCTCATACTCCAGCTGCAGGGCCAAGATCTGTATGCCATCCGCCTGTGCCAGTGCAAGGTGTTCTGGAGCGGGCCCTGTGCCTCGGCCCACGGCTCACACCCCAACCCCATCCAGCGGGAGGTCAAAACCAAGCTTTTCAGCCTGGAGCATTTTCTCAATG AGCTCATCCTGTTCCAGAAGGGCCAGACTAACACCCCACCGCCATTTGAGATCTTCTTCTGCTTTGGGGAGGAGTGGCCTGACCGCAAACCCCGAGAGAAGAAGCTCATCACTGTACAG GTGGTGCCTGTAGCAGCTCGGCTGTTGCTGGAGATGTTCTCAGGGGAGCTTTCTTGGTCAGCTGATAGTATCCGGCTACAGATCTCAAACCCAGACCTCAAAGACCGCATGGTAGAGCAGTTCAAGGAGCTCCATCACCTCTGGCAGTCCCAGCAGCGGTTGCAGCCTGTGGCCCAGGCCCCCGCTGTGGCAGGCCTCAGTGCTGGCCAGGGGGCCTGGCCCATGCACTCAGTTGGCATGCAACAATGA
- the IRF5 gene encoding interferon regulatory factor 5 isoform X2 — translation MRRLWVSPTDPLAMNQPAPRAPPPPRRVRLKPWLVAQVNSCQYPGLQWVNGERKFFCIPWRHATRHGPSQEGDNTIFKAWAKETGKYTEGVDEADPAKWKANLRCALNKSRDFRLIYDGPRDMPPQPYKIYEVCSNGSAPAESQPSEDYTFGAGEEEEEEEEDMSSGPFLAASACTDVLQRMLPSLSITEAVQPGPPMAPYSLPKEDVKWPPTLQPPVVLGPPAPDPSLLGPTPGNPAGFGELLPEVLPSLQPGPLAASLPPTGEQLLPDLLISPHMLPLTDLEIKFQYRGRPPRALTISNPQGCRLFYSQLEPTQDQVELFGPVSLEQVRFPSPEDIPSDKQRFYTNQLLDVLDRGLILQLQGQDLYAIRLCQCKVFWSGPCASAHGSHPNPIQREVKTKLFSLEHFLNELILFQKGQTNTPPPFEIFFCFGEEWPDRKPREKKLITVQVVPVAARLLLEMFSGELSWSADSIRLQISNPDLKDRMVEQFKELHHLWQSQQRLQPVAQAPAVAGLSAGQGAWPMHSVGMQQ, via the exons ATGCGCCGCCTCTGGGTTTCTCCCACAGACCCCTTGGCCATGAACCAGCCTGCCCCCAGGGCACCCCCTCCTCCGCGCCGCGTGCGACTGAAGCCCTGGCTGGTGGCCCAGGTGAACAGCTGCCAGTACCCAGGGCTTCAGTGGGtcaatggggaaaggaaattCTTCTGCATCCCCTGGCGCCATGCCACGCGACACGGCCCCAGCCAGGAGGGGGATAATACCATCTTCAAG GCCTGGGCCAAGGAGACAGGAAAGTACACCGAGGGGGTGGACGAGGCGGACCCAGCCAAGTGGAAGGCCAACCTGCGCTGTGCCCTTAACAAGAGCCGTGACTTCCGCCTCATCTATGATGGACCCCGGGACATGCCGCCTCAGCCCTACAAGATCTACGAGGTCTGCTCTAATGGCTCCGCTCCCGCAG AGTCCCAGCCTAGTGAGGATTACACTTTTGGTgcgggagaggaggaggaggaagaagaggaagacatgAGCTCGGGGCCATTCCTGGCAGCGTCGGCCTGCACTGACGTG CTCCAGAGGATGTTACCAAGCCTGAGCATCACAG AAGCAGTGCAACCTGGCCCCCCCATGGCACCCTATTCTTTACCCAAAGAGGATGTCAAGTGGCCGCCCACCCTCCAGCCGCCTGTGGTGCTGGGCCCTCCTGCACCAGACCCCAgcctgctgggccccacccctggCAACCCTGCTGGCTTTGGGGAGCTTCTCCCTGAAGTCCTGCCGAGTCTGCAGCCTGGGCCCCTGGCTGCCAGCCTGCCCCCCACAGGCGAACAACTCCTGCCCGACCTGCTAATCAGCCCCCACATGCTGCCCC TGACGGACCTGGAGATCAAGTTCCAGTACCGGGGGCGGCCACCCCGTGCCCTCACCATCAGCAACCCCCAGGGGTGCCGGCTCTTCTACAGTCAGCTGGAGCCCACCCAGGACCAGGTAGAGCTCTTCGGCCCTGTGAGCCTGGAGCAAGTGCGCTTCCCCAGCCCTGAGGACATCCCCAGCGACAAGCAGCGCTTCTACACAAACCAGCTGCTGGATGTCCTGGACCGCGGCCTCATACTCCAGCTGCAGGGCCAAGATCTGTATGCCATCCGCCTGTGCCAGTGCAAGGTGTTCTGGAGCGGGCCCTGTGCCTCGGCCCACGGCTCACACCCCAACCCCATCCAGCGGGAGGTCAAAACCAAGCTTTTCAGCCTGGAGCATTTTCTCAATG AGCTCATCCTGTTCCAGAAGGGCCAGACTAACACCCCACCGCCATTTGAGATCTTCTTCTGCTTTGGGGAGGAGTGGCCTGACCGCAAACCCCGAGAGAAGAAGCTCATCACTGTACAG GTGGTGCCTGTAGCAGCTCGGCTGTTGCTGGAGATGTTCTCAGGGGAGCTTTCTTGGTCAGCTGATAGTATCCGGCTACAGATCTCAAACCCAGACCTCAAAGACCGCATGGTAGAGCAGTTCAAGGAGCTCCATCACCTCTGGCAGTCCCAGCAGCGGTTGCAGCCTGTGGCCCAGGCCCCCGCTGTGGCAGGCCTCAGTGCTGGCCAGGGGGCCTGGCCCATGCACTCAGTTGGCATGCAACAATGA
- the IRF5 gene encoding interferon regulatory factor 5 isoform X1, with product MFTVSQISELSGLATFISPGSGWSLVQKGELSHQSFEAWGLGRGVSYSSCRSPDLGTALKRGLPDGDFLAAWRWRLTTTTQKDPLAMNQPAPRAPPPPRRVRLKPWLVAQVNSCQYPGLQWVNGERKFFCIPWRHATRHGPSQEGDNTIFKAWAKETGKYTEGVDEADPAKWKANLRCALNKSRDFRLIYDGPRDMPPQPYKIYEVCSNGSAPAESQPSEDYTFGAGEEEEEEEEDMSSGPFLAASACTDVLQRMLPSLSITEAVQPGPPMAPYSLPKEDVKWPPTLQPPVVLGPPAPDPSLLGPTPGNPAGFGELLPEVLPSLQPGPLAASLPPTGEQLLPDLLISPHMLPLTDLEIKFQYRGRPPRALTISNPQGCRLFYSQLEPTQDQVELFGPVSLEQVRFPSPEDIPSDKQRFYTNQLLDVLDRGLILQLQGQDLYAIRLCQCKVFWSGPCASAHGSHPNPIQREVKTKLFSLEHFLNELILFQKGQTNTPPPFEIFFCFGEEWPDRKPREKKLITVQVVPVAARLLLEMFSGELSWSADSIRLQISNPDLKDRMVEQFKELHHLWQSQQRLQPVAQAPAVAGLSAGQGAWPMHSVGMQQ from the exons ATGTTCACAGTGAGTCAGATTTCCGAGTTGTCTGGTCTGGCCACTTTCATTTCCCCTGGGTCTGGGTGGAGTTTGGTTCAGAAAGGGGAACTGAGCCACCAGTCTTTTGAGGCCTGGGGACTGGGCCGGGGGGTCTCTTACTCTTCCTGTCGCAGCCCGGATCTGGGCACTGCTCTGAAGAGAGGCCTGCCCGATGGAGACTTTTTAGCAGCGTGGAGGTGGCGCTTAACAACTACAACCCAAAAAG ACCCCTTGGCCATGAACCAGCCTGCCCCCAGGGCACCCCCTCCTCCGCGCCGCGTGCGACTGAAGCCCTGGCTGGTGGCCCAGGTGAACAGCTGCCAGTACCCAGGGCTTCAGTGGGtcaatggggaaaggaaattCTTCTGCATCCCCTGGCGCCATGCCACGCGACACGGCCCCAGCCAGGAGGGGGATAATACCATCTTCAAG GCCTGGGCCAAGGAGACAGGAAAGTACACCGAGGGGGTGGACGAGGCGGACCCAGCCAAGTGGAAGGCCAACCTGCGCTGTGCCCTTAACAAGAGCCGTGACTTCCGCCTCATCTATGATGGACCCCGGGACATGCCGCCTCAGCCCTACAAGATCTACGAGGTCTGCTCTAATGGCTCCGCTCCCGCAG AGTCCCAGCCTAGTGAGGATTACACTTTTGGTgcgggagaggaggaggaggaagaagaggaagacatgAGCTCGGGGCCATTCCTGGCAGCGTCGGCCTGCACTGACGTG CTCCAGAGGATGTTACCAAGCCTGAGCATCACAG AAGCAGTGCAACCTGGCCCCCCCATGGCACCCTATTCTTTACCCAAAGAGGATGTCAAGTGGCCGCCCACCCTCCAGCCGCCTGTGGTGCTGGGCCCTCCTGCACCAGACCCCAgcctgctgggccccacccctggCAACCCTGCTGGCTTTGGGGAGCTTCTCCCTGAAGTCCTGCCGAGTCTGCAGCCTGGGCCCCTGGCTGCCAGCCTGCCCCCCACAGGCGAACAACTCCTGCCCGACCTGCTAATCAGCCCCCACATGCTGCCCC TGACGGACCTGGAGATCAAGTTCCAGTACCGGGGGCGGCCACCCCGTGCCCTCACCATCAGCAACCCCCAGGGGTGCCGGCTCTTCTACAGTCAGCTGGAGCCCACCCAGGACCAGGTAGAGCTCTTCGGCCCTGTGAGCCTGGAGCAAGTGCGCTTCCCCAGCCCTGAGGACATCCCCAGCGACAAGCAGCGCTTCTACACAAACCAGCTGCTGGATGTCCTGGACCGCGGCCTCATACTCCAGCTGCAGGGCCAAGATCTGTATGCCATCCGCCTGTGCCAGTGCAAGGTGTTCTGGAGCGGGCCCTGTGCCTCGGCCCACGGCTCACACCCCAACCCCATCCAGCGGGAGGTCAAAACCAAGCTTTTCAGCCTGGAGCATTTTCTCAATG AGCTCATCCTGTTCCAGAAGGGCCAGACTAACACCCCACCGCCATTTGAGATCTTCTTCTGCTTTGGGGAGGAGTGGCCTGACCGCAAACCCCGAGAGAAGAAGCTCATCACTGTACAG GTGGTGCCTGTAGCAGCTCGGCTGTTGCTGGAGATGTTCTCAGGGGAGCTTTCTTGGTCAGCTGATAGTATCCGGCTACAGATCTCAAACCCAGACCTCAAAGACCGCATGGTAGAGCAGTTCAAGGAGCTCCATCACCTCTGGCAGTCCCAGCAGCGGTTGCAGCCTGTGGCCCAGGCCCCCGCTGTGGCAGGCCTCAGTGCTGGCCAGGGGGCCTGGCCCATGCACTCAGTTGGCATGCAACAATGA